The Balearica regulorum gibbericeps isolate bBalReg1 chromosome 12, bBalReg1.pri, whole genome shotgun sequence genome includes a region encoding these proteins:
- the CKMT1A gene encoding creatine kinase U-type, mitochondrial, which produces MASTFARALSARRSAGLLAMVGAGSLAAGFLLARDTVSAGDRQRRRYPPSAEYPDLRKHNNCMASNLTPAIYARLCDKTTPNGWTLDQCIQTGVDNPGHPFIKTVGMVAGDEETYEVFADLFDPVIQERHNGYNPRTMKHVTDLDATKIKFGHFDERYVLSSRVRTGRSIRGLSLPPACTRAERREVEKVAVEALNGLTGDLAGRYYRLGEMTEKEQQQLIDDHFLFDKPVSPLLTAAGMARDWPDARGIWHNNEKTFLIWINEEDHTRIISMEKGGNMKRVFERFCRGLKEVERLIQERGWEFMWNERLGYILTCPSNLGTGLRAGVHIKLPLLSKDSRFPKILENLRLQKRGTGGVDTAATGSIFDISNLDRLGKSEVELVQLVIDGVNYLIDCERRLEKGQDIRIPSPVPQFRH; this is translated from the exons ATGGCCAGCACCTTCGCCCGCGCCCTCTCCGCCCGCCGCTCCGCCGGCCTCCTGGCCATGGTGGGCGCCGGCTCCCTCGCCGCCGGTTTCCTGCTCGCCCGGGACACGGTCAGCGCGGGCGACCGGCAGCGGCGGCGCTACCCGCCCAG CGCTGAGTACCCCGACCTGCGGAAGCACAACAACTGCATGGCCAGCAACCTGACGCCAGCCATCTATGCCAGGCTCTGTgacaaaacaaccccaaatgGCTGGACCTTGGACCAGTGCATCCAGACAGGTGTCGACAATCCTGGCCACCCCTTCATCAAGACTGTGGGCATGGTAGCTGGCGATGAAGAAACCTACGAG GTGTTTGCTGACCTGTTTGACCCCGTGATTCAGGAGCGGCACAACGGATACAACCCCCGCACCATGAAGCATGTCACAGACCTGGATGCTACCAAG ATAAAATTTGGCCACTTTGATGAACGCTATGTGCTCTCGTCCCGGGTCCGGACTGGGCGCAGCATCCGCGGGCTGAGCCTGCCACCAGCCTGCACCCGTGCTGAGCGGCGAGAGGTGGAGAAGGTGGCCGTGGAGGCACTGAACGGCCTCACCGGAGACCTGGCAGGCCGCTACTACCGCCTTGGCGAGATGACGGAGAAGGAGCAACAGCAGCTCATCGAT GACCACTTCCTCTTCGACAAGCCAGTGTCCCCACTCCTGACGGCAGCAGGAATGGCCCGGGACTGGCCCGACGCACGAGGGATCTG GCACAACAATGAGAAGACCTTCCTGATCTGGATCAACGAGGAGGACCACACACGTATCATCTCCATGGAGAAGGGTGGCAACATGAAGCGCGTCTTCGAGCGGTTCTGTCGGGGCCTGAAGGAG GTGGAGCGGCTAATCCAGGAGCGAGGCTGGGAGTTCATGTGGAATGAGCGGCTGGGTTACATCCTGACCTgcccctccaacctgggcactGGGCTGCGAGCAGGCGTCCACATCAAGCTGCCACTGCTCAGCAAG GATAGCCGCTTCCCTAAGATCCTGGAGAACCTCCGGCTACAGAAGCGTGGGACAGGTGGTGTGGACACTGCAGCTACTGGCAGCATCTTCGACATCTCCAACCTGGACCGGCTGGGGAAGTCAGAG GTGGAGCTGGTGCAGCTGGTGATAGACGGTGTGAACTACCTGATTGACTGTGAGCGGCGGCTGGAGAAGGGGCAGGACATCCGCATCCCCTCCCCGGTGCCACAGTTCCGGCACTGA